DNA from Zetaproteobacteria bacterium:
CAGCGACCTCTACCTCTCCTCCCTGATCGAGCTGGGGTTGGTGCTCTTCCTGATCACCTTCCTCGTGCTGGCCGTCGCCCAATGGTGGCTGCAGCGGGGTGCGATGGCACAGGGGCGGCAGGAATGACGGCTTCGCATGAAGCCGTCATCCGCGGCCAGGAGGACCGCGCAAATCCGGAGGTTGCTCATGCAACCGACGGATTTGTAAGGGGATCGAAGAGCACGTCCATCGATTCCCGGCAAGCAACACGTCCACGGACGGAGGTGTTGCGATTCGATCGAGAATGACCCGGCGCATCTGGATCAACCGCATCGTGCTGCTGCTCTCGTCCATGGCGGCGCTCTTCGGCCTGGGCATGCTCTGCTGGATCCTCGGGGACGTGGCGCTGCGCGGGTGGACCAGCATCAACTGGGACTTCTTCACCAAACTGCCGGCTCCGCCCGGCTCGGACGAAGCCGGCGGCGTGGGCAACGCCATCGTCGGCACCCTGGCGATGACCGCCGCCGCCACCCTGAT
Protein-coding regions in this window:
- a CDS encoding phosphate ABC transporter permease subunit PstC, which gives rise to SDLYLSSLIELGLVLFLITFLVLAVAQWWLQRGAMAQGRQE